From a single Fulvivirga ulvae genomic region:
- a CDS encoding TldD/PmbA family protein, which translates to MQKLNLKGLLTLMAVLLLNLAQAQSDTLLTTLSEELEREFEVLSKAEYPVYYMDYRADDESTLSISASFGSLMSSTVYRSRNCQPTLRVGDYTLDNTHESNSYFGYGGTHAQPIPLNNEPNAIKQVLWRLTGIAYNMAKNRYKHVQSQERKDSINDFSREQPVTFYEPEDTEKVEETKWEHIAKRLSSTFIGEPDIISGNVYIDYSKVRKYFISSEGTSVVQNSKLIQIHVVTQMVNDDQEVVDLYKSFSAMSEEKIPALDEMVKETQDLITTLKALKTAPYAEPYTGPAILHPRASAVFFHEIFGHRIEGHRLKNEEDGQTFKEKIGDRILPELINIYADPTLSGYEGTDLNGFYKYDDQGLEGRKVSVVENGVLKNFLMSRTPIENFDISNGHGRSQIGTSPVARQSNLIVETQTGLTDDELRAQLIKECKAQGKAYGYYFEDVTGGFTQTSRHTPNAFNIMPTLVYRIYADGRPDELVKGVDLIGTPLAMFAEVMATGKSNGVFNGICGAESGSIPVSAVAPSILVRRIETQKKPVNNIKSEKPILQNPQLQQLSDEK; encoded by the coding sequence ATGCAAAAACTAAATTTGAAAGGTCTGCTAACCCTTATGGCAGTGCTGCTGCTAAATCTCGCTCAAGCGCAGAGCGACACTCTTTTAACTACCTTATCAGAGGAGTTGGAAAGGGAATTTGAAGTCCTCTCCAAAGCCGAATACCCTGTTTATTACATGGATTACCGTGCTGATGATGAAAGTACACTTTCCATAAGTGCAAGTTTTGGCAGCTTAATGAGCTCAACTGTCTACCGATCGCGAAATTGCCAGCCTACTTTAAGAGTTGGTGATTATACCCTTGACAATACTCATGAATCGAACAGCTATTTTGGGTATGGAGGGACACATGCCCAACCCATCCCTCTGAATAACGAGCCAAATGCCATTAAACAAGTGCTTTGGCGTCTCACGGGTATAGCCTACAACATGGCAAAAAACCGGTATAAACATGTACAAAGCCAGGAAAGAAAAGATAGTATAAACGATTTTTCAAGAGAACAACCTGTTACTTTTTATGAACCTGAGGACACCGAAAAAGTGGAGGAAACAAAATGGGAACATATTGCGAAAAGGCTTTCCTCGACTTTCATTGGTGAACCGGATATTATCTCAGGTAATGTATATATTGATTATTCAAAAGTAAGAAAATACTTTATCAGCAGTGAGGGGACTTCGGTTGTTCAGAACTCCAAACTGATCCAGATACATGTGGTTACTCAAATGGTGAATGACGACCAGGAGGTGGTCGATCTCTACAAGTCCTTTTCAGCTATGTCTGAAGAGAAAATACCTGCCCTGGATGAAATGGTCAAAGAAACGCAAGACCTCATAACTACACTCAAAGCGTTGAAAACCGCTCCATATGCAGAACCATATACAGGTCCGGCGATTTTACACCCCAGAGCTTCCGCTGTATTCTTTCATGAAATTTTCGGGCATAGAATTGAAGGACACCGTTTGAAGAATGAAGAGGACGGACAAACTTTTAAAGAAAAAATTGGCGACCGGATTCTTCCTGAGCTCATCAACATATATGCTGACCCTACGCTATCCGGCTATGAAGGAACCGACCTGAATGGCTTTTATAAGTATGACGACCAGGGCTTGGAAGGCCGTAAAGTATCTGTTGTAGAAAATGGGGTGCTGAAAAACTTCCTGATGTCCAGAACGCCTATTGAAAACTTTGACATTTCCAATGGACACGGACGGTCTCAAATAGGCACATCTCCTGTAGCCCGACAATCTAACCTGATTGTAGAAACACAAACGGGACTGACAGACGATGAATTACGTGCTCAGCTTATCAAGGAATGTAAAGCACAAGGCAAGGCTTATGGCTATTACTTTGAGGATGTTACGGGTGGGTTTACTCAAACTTCCAGGCATACCCCAAATGCTTTTAATATCATGCCTACTCTGGTATATCGTATTTATGCCGATGGAAGGCCGGACGAACTGGTTAAAGGTGTAGACCTGATCGGTACACCTCTGGCTATGTTTGCCGAGGTAATGGCCACGGGCAAATCCAATGGCGTTTTTAATGGCATATGTGGTGCCGAATCGGGCAGTATACCGGTAAGTGCCGTGGCTCCAAGCATACTGGTGAGAAGAATCGAAACTCAAAAGAAGCCCGTCAACAATATTAAATCAGAAAAGCCCATTCTTCAAAATCCTCAACTTCAACAATTATCTGACGAAAAATGA
- a CDS encoding metallopeptidase TldD-related protein produces the protein MKKYCLSLLISAICFCNLSAQQIDTIKQAMKDELTRSINELSHAEYEKPFYIGYTIEDTQRITIQASLGGILNSNKEHYRSLNTRVLVGDYDFNDESLQQSTVEPYYTLADMNIPVENDYYGIRRSLWSVTDKVYKTAGEVFEEHKKNRTKEEGKSEKTPLLKFYKHEPVRIHSTSTVEPIDKELLENEMRKISSLFLDYPDMSVSNVVFNGAKGATYFMNTEGSDVYMETNIASLIISAAFQNEDGSYVFDQYRYINEDASKIFKETDFRKEVADIYKDLSAQKSAKQFEDSYEGPVIFIDDAVPHLFGHIINQFRPEPPGSEDDGYNFVPQFSLESKLNKKIFSESLSITLTPSMTMYNDQPLPGSYLIDDEGVVPHEKIVLVEDGIVNNLMVGRNYYKKDLTPNGTGSGPGVVHINISQKEKNLKSLKKKMLKIAEKEGLKYGLMISKINNEQLKVYKIHKDGREELYRGAFIRDIDKKTLRKIEGAVGEGEIHNFMGSPGSATYISPKAVLISDVEVDPSHQSQFKMDPPLVESPLKAIQLKE, from the coding sequence ATGAAAAAGTACTGTCTGTCACTTCTGATCTCTGCTATATGTTTCTGCAACCTTTCCGCCCAGCAGATAGATACCATTAAGCAGGCTATGAAAGATGAGCTTACAAGAAGCATCAATGAGTTATCCCACGCAGAATATGAAAAACCATTTTATATTGGCTATACTATTGAAGATACTCAAAGAATAACCATACAAGCCTCTTTAGGAGGAATACTTAATTCAAACAAAGAGCATTACAGATCTCTCAACACACGTGTTCTGGTAGGAGATTATGATTTTAATGATGAAAGCCTGCAACAATCAACCGTAGAGCCTTACTATACTTTAGCAGATATGAACATACCGGTTGAAAATGACTATTACGGTATTAGAAGATCTCTTTGGTCTGTTACCGATAAAGTCTATAAAACTGCAGGTGAAGTATTTGAAGAGCATAAAAAAAACAGGACAAAGGAAGAGGGTAAATCCGAAAAGACTCCGCTCCTGAAGTTTTACAAGCATGAACCTGTCCGTATTCATTCTACTTCTACTGTGGAACCTATCGATAAAGAGCTACTGGAAAATGAAATGAGAAAGATATCATCTCTATTTTTAGATTATCCAGATATGAGCGTTTCCAATGTTGTATTCAACGGAGCGAAAGGGGCTACCTATTTTATGAATACGGAAGGCTCTGATGTTTATATGGAAACAAATATCGCATCACTAATTATTTCCGCTGCGTTTCAAAATGAAGACGGTAGCTATGTTTTTGATCAGTATCGGTACATTAATGAAGATGCGTCAAAAATATTTAAAGAGACTGATTTTCGTAAGGAAGTAGCTGACATTTACAAGGACTTGAGTGCACAAAAGTCAGCGAAACAATTCGAAGATAGCTACGAGGGGCCTGTCATTTTTATTGATGACGCCGTACCCCATTTATTTGGTCACATAATCAATCAGTTTCGTCCGGAACCTCCTGGAAGTGAGGATGATGGATACAATTTTGTACCACAATTTTCATTGGAGTCGAAGCTGAATAAAAAGATATTCTCGGAGTCTCTGTCCATCACGTTAACACCTTCGATGACCATGTATAATGATCAGCCCTTACCCGGCTCTTACCTTATCGATGATGAAGGGGTTGTGCCTCATGAAAAAATAGTATTGGTCGAGGATGGCATTGTCAATAATTTAATGGTAGGTCGAAACTATTATAAGAAGGACCTAACCCCTAATGGTACAGGTTCAGGCCCCGGCGTAGTACATATCAATATCAGCCAAAAGGAGAAGAACCTTAAATCCCTGAAGAAGAAAATGCTGAAAATTGCAGAAAAGGAGGGCCTGAAATATGGATTAATGATTTCAAAAATTAACAATGAGCAACTCAAAGTTTATAAAATCCACAAAGATGGACGTGAAGAGTTGTACAGGGGCGCTTTTATCAGGGATATCGACAAAAAAACACTTCGAAAAATAGAGGGTGCCGTTGGTGAAGGAGAAATACACAATTTTATGGGAAGCCCGGGGAGCGCAACATATATCTCACCCAAGGCTGTTTTGATAAGCGATGTAGAGGTTGACCCAAGCCATCAGTCACAATTTAAAATGGATCCTCCTTTGGTGGAAAGCCCACTTAAAGCTATTCAACTTAAAGAATAA
- a CDS encoding DUF5362 family protein has protein sequence MENENLSSPLDHMAGSGKSDLAISSEMAGYLDVAGKWGKFIAILGFIGTGFMVLAGLLSGTVLSSMGQDTGMPIPGFAFGLIYVVMAVLYFFPLYYLFNFSSNIRNAVRSGNNHQLTVAFKNLKSHYQFIGILMVVLIGIYVLAIFGAIVFGAFGALGSF, from the coding sequence ATGGAAAACGAAAATCTTTCAAGCCCATTGGATCATATGGCAGGTAGTGGCAAAAGTGATCTGGCAATATCGTCAGAAATGGCTGGTTATTTAGATGTGGCAGGTAAATGGGGTAAGTTTATTGCCATACTCGGCTTCATCGGTACCGGATTTATGGTCTTAGCAGGTTTACTGTCAGGTACCGTGCTATCTTCTATGGGGCAGGATACCGGCATGCCTATTCCAGGCTTTGCATTCGGTTTAATATATGTAGTTATGGCGGTGCTGTACTTTTTCCCGTTGTATTACTTATTCAACTTTTCATCGAACATCAGGAATGCCGTAAGAAGTGGAAATAACCACCAACTCACAGTGGCTTTTAAAAACCTTAAATCTCACTACCAGTTTATAGGCATACTCATGGTTGTTTTGATTGGTATTTATGTACTGGCTATTTTCGGTGCTATAGTATTTGGTGCTTTTGGCGCTTTAGGATCGTTTTAA
- a CDS encoding NAD(P)-dependent alcohol dehydrogenase — MKATIVTRYGPPEVLEVREVEKPIPKDNEVLIKVYASTVIMGDCEIRGMSLPLWTRIPLRLFMGISKPRKLVAGAEFSGVVEAVGSKVTSFKVGDAIFGTGGMHMGANAEYMSRDPKNMAVKPVEISHEDAATLPVAGINALQFLRKANIRPGQKVLVIGGGGSIGTYGVQLAKNYGAEVTAVDNGAKLDMLLSLGADHVIDYTRENYFESGEQYDVVFDLIYGSPYSKCLGLVKNDGCYLLANPSPGKMIRAKWASKKVIYDFAEETPQDLLYLAQLVKEGKIKPVIDKKYPLEQVVEAHRYVESGQKQGNLIITIAN; from the coding sequence ATGAAAGCAACAATAGTCACCCGGTATGGCCCTCCTGAAGTGCTGGAGGTGAGAGAGGTGGAAAAACCAATCCCCAAAGACAATGAAGTACTCATAAAAGTATACGCCTCTACCGTGATCATGGGTGATTGCGAGATCAGGGGTATGTCATTGCCGTTGTGGACACGCATCCCTTTACGCCTCTTTATGGGCATTAGCAAGCCCAGAAAACTGGTGGCAGGAGCAGAATTTTCTGGTGTGGTAGAGGCCGTGGGTAGTAAGGTGACTTCCTTTAAAGTTGGCGATGCTATTTTCGGTACGGGAGGCATGCACATGGGAGCCAATGCGGAATACATGAGCCGTGACCCTAAGAACATGGCCGTTAAACCGGTAGAAATCAGTCACGAAGATGCCGCAACATTACCCGTGGCCGGAATCAATGCCCTCCAGTTCCTGCGAAAAGCAAATATTCGTCCCGGACAAAAGGTGCTGGTAATAGGTGGGGGAGGGAGTATAGGGACATATGGGGTGCAACTTGCCAAAAACTATGGTGCGGAGGTAACGGCCGTTGATAATGGAGCAAAGCTGGATATGTTGCTGTCACTCGGCGCCGATCACGTGATTGATTACACCCGAGAGAATTATTTTGAGAGTGGTGAGCAATACGATGTGGTATTTGACCTGATCTATGGCAGTCCATATTCAAAGTGCCTTGGTCTTGTGAAAAACGATGGATGTTACTTGCTTGCCAACCCTAGCCCTGGGAAAATGATCAGGGCAAAATGGGCAAGCAAGAAAGTTATTTATGATTTTGCTGAGGAAACTCCGCAAGATTTGCTTTATCTGGCTCAGCTGGTTAAAGAAGGGAAGATAAAACCCGTGATAGACAAAAAATACCCGCTTGAGCAGGTAGTTGAAGCGCATAGATATGTGGAAAGTGGCCAAAAACAAGGAAACTTAATCATCACCATAGCTAACTGA
- a CDS encoding NAD(P)-dependent alcohol dehydrogenase has translation MKAIVYHQYGSPDILRLEEVKRPSPKDEEVLIKVKATSINSWDWDLVLGKPYAYRLLFGLFKPRYNIIGSDVAGIVEAVGKNVTYFKPGDEVFGDISGTGFGAFAEYVCTHESKLAFKPATLPFEEAAAIPQAGVLALQGLRSNGGVEAGQQLLINGAGGGVGTFAIQMAKLKGAKITVVDKGEKLDFLRSLGADHVIDFLKEDYTKNGKQYDMVLDVIAKRSLSDYKRSLKRGGTFVVVGGSVSMLLKIGLIAPWAVKSRKMGLLMHTPNRSDLEILAEMFEKGELKPIIDKVYPLDEASEAMKYFGEGKFIGKVVLTV, from the coding sequence ATGAAAGCCATCGTCTATCATCAATATGGCTCACCTGATATACTAAGGCTTGAAGAGGTAAAGAGGCCTTCTCCAAAGGATGAAGAAGTGTTGATAAAAGTGAAAGCTACCTCCATTAATTCGTGGGACTGGGACCTTGTTTTGGGCAAACCATATGCTTACAGGCTGCTTTTTGGTCTTTTTAAGCCAAGGTACAACATCATCGGCAGCGATGTGGCAGGCATAGTCGAAGCAGTAGGAAAGAACGTGACATATTTTAAACCGGGAGATGAAGTGTTTGGTGACATTTCCGGGACAGGCTTTGGTGCTTTTGCCGAGTACGTATGTACCCATGAAAGCAAGCTGGCGTTTAAACCTGCAACATTGCCTTTTGAAGAGGCGGCAGCCATCCCCCAGGCGGGTGTACTGGCGCTTCAGGGACTCCGCAGCAATGGCGGAGTAGAAGCGGGTCAGCAGCTTTTAATTAATGGGGCAGGAGGCGGTGTGGGTACCTTTGCCATACAAATGGCCAAACTAAAAGGAGCCAAAATAACGGTAGTAGACAAGGGCGAGAAACTGGACTTTTTGCGCTCGCTTGGGGCAGATCATGTTATTGATTTCCTTAAGGAGGACTATACCAAAAACGGTAAGCAATATGATATGGTGCTGGATGTAATTGCTAAACGTTCACTTTCAGATTATAAGCGATCCCTGAAGCGGGGCGGTACATTTGTAGTTGTTGGAGGTTCGGTCTCCATGCTTTTAAAGATCGGGTTAATAGCTCCCTGGGCGGTAAAGTCGCGCAAGATGGGGCTGCTTATGCATACGCCTAACAGGTCAGATCTTGAGATTTTGGCTGAGATGTTTGAAAAAGGAGAGCTCAAGCCCATTATTGATAAGGTGTATCCCTTAGATGAAGCTTCCGAAGCCATGAAGTACTTTGGAGAGGGGAAGTTTATTGGGAAGGTAGTACTCACTGTCTGA